The Pedosphaera parvula Ellin514 region AGAATTTGGCGCTGAATAAACCGGCAACAGCTTCAGCCTCACAAGGCGGTCATGATCCCGTTCATGCCGTGGATGGGGAAACGGATACGCGGTGGTGTGCGCCCGACAATGGAAATGGCTATTGGTGGCAGGTGGATTTGCAAAAGGCGGAAGAGATTACCGGGTGCAAAATTGCGTGGGAAAGAGGGGGGGTGGCCTATCAATACAAAGTAGAAGGTTCGGCTGATGAAAAGACCTGGCAGACTTTTGTGGAAGTAAATGGCAACGAAGGACGGCCTGAAAACGATACACACAAGTTTGAAGCCAGTAATGTGCGATACGTCCGAATCACAGTCACAAAGGCACCAGAAGGTGCCTGGGCCAGCTTTTGGGAGTTCGAAGTTTTCGGAAAGAAGATGGTGGAAAAGGCCGCGAATCAGAACGATTCACGCCTGGCTGGAGTCAAAGTGCCAGCTGGCTTCAACAAGACTATTTTTGCGGGGCCGCCGGATATCAGCTATCCAACCTGCATTGCCGCAACTCCTTCAGGTGAGGTCTTTGTCGGAGTCGATCAGAACGGGTCGCTGGATGTTCAGCCGAATCGGGGTTGGGTGGTTCGTTGCCTGGATACAGATGGAGACGGGATAGCGGACAAGTTTAACATATTCGCGAAGATGGACAGTCCGCGCGGAATTGTTTTTAACCACAATACATTATACGTGATGCATCCGCCCGTGTTAGAGGCGTTTTATGATGATAACGGGGATGGTGTGGCGGACCGCTCGGAAGTGCTGGTGAGCGGATTGGGAAACAGCCTTAAATTTCGTGGCGCGGATCATACCTGCAACGGGGTAAGGATGGGAATCGATGGATGGCTTTACGTTGCGCTGGGCGATTACGGGGCCCTCAAAGCAGTGGGCAAGGATGGAACAGAGTTGCAAGTTCATGGCGGAGGCATTGTGCGGGTGCGCCCGGATGGCTCCGAGCTTGAGTTGGTATCCGAGGGAACACGCAACATATATGATGTCGCGATTGATCCATTGATGAATATTTTTACGTGCGACAATACCAATGACGGTGACGATTGGAACGTGCGGTTGAGTCACATGGTTCAGACAGCGAACTATGGATATCCCAGACTTTTTAGGAATTTTTCAGATGAGATCATGCCAACCATGGTGGATTATGGCGGCGGGTCGCCGACGGGCGCTTTATTTGTGGATGAACCAGGCTTGATGTCTGGTTTGCTCGCCTGTCAGTGGGGGTGGAACAGCGTGACCCATCATCCGCTGCAAGAGAGCGGAGCTACCTATAAGGCTGAGCGAGAGAATTTTGTTGAATTGCCGAGGCCGACTGGAATTGATGCCGACGGAGAGGGCAACTTGTATGTAGCCAGTTGGAAGGGCGCAACATTTACCTACAACGGGCCGGATGTTGGCTTCATCTTGCGGGTCAATCGGAACGATTACAAGCCGACTCCATTTCCAGATTTGAAAAAGGCAAATGAGATCCAACTCGTCCAGTATTTAGCTTCGCCCAGTGCGGCTTGGAGATTCCATATTCAACAAGAGATTCTTCGTCGAGGCAGGAGCAAGGTGGTTTCACAGGAACTGGAAAAACTGGCTGAGTCAAAGGAAAGTCTGGCTGTGCGTGTGGCAGCGATCTATACCCTTAAGCAACTGCTGGGGGTCGATGCGCAAGCAGCATTGGTAAAAATATCGAAGGATCAACAGGTCCGTGAATATGCGTTGCGCGCGATGGCAGATCGAAAGAAAGAAGCCGCCAAGATTCCGACGAAGACTTTCACAGCGTCACTGAATGACCAAAACCCCCGCGTGCGCCTGCAGGCAATTATTGCGCTCAACCAACTTGGAAGAACCGAGGCCGCGGATGCAATCCTGCCTTTGACCATGGCTTCAGATCCTGCCATTGCGCATGTGGCATATCGCGCACTCGCCGCGCTCAAGGCAACAGACACCTGTCTCAAAGCTCTTGATCAAACGAATGCCCTTTTGATTCCTGGCGCGATGCGGGCCTTGCGAAACATGCATGACGAGAAGACTGTGGATGGATTGATCCAACGACTCGCCCAAACCGAAGGCACGGTGCATCAAGCTGTCCTGACTGCATTATGCCGGCTCTATTATCGTGAATCGGATTGGGATGGATCGTGGTGGGGGACACGCCCAGACACCAGCGGTCCTTACTTCAAATGGAGCACCTGGGAACAGAGTGATAAAATCGGCAAGGCGCTGCGGAATGTGGTCGCGCAAGCCGATGAACCAACATTGCAATTCCTGCTCGCGCAGTTTAAAGCTCACAAGATTGATTTTCCAGACCTTGCGCCGATTGTAATCAAAGCTGCAACTCAAGAGCCAAAGCTTCGTTCCGCCGTCGTTCAGTTTTTGACCCAAAGCAGCTCCTATAGCCGGGAAACGATTTCATTCTTGGAAACAGTCGCTTCGAATTCCAAGGAGGAGTCCAGCGTGCGCCTTGATGCGTTCAAAGGATTGGAACGGGCTTCGGACAAATCGGAAATTATGGATGCGACGGTGCGTGTACTCAGCGTTGCTGGAGGGGAGGAGAATAAAGAGTTTTCCAAGGGTTTGCGCGAGGCTTTTATTCGTGACGGGCGTCATGCAAAGAACGTCGGATACTTTGAAACACTGGCGGCCACACAAAATGAAGGTCAGGTTGAACTGGCTTACGCGGTCCTGCTTCAAATTGCGGGAAACACCAAGGCACCGAAGCAGGCAAAAACTTCGGCACAACGAGCGATCGATGAGGCTTGGAACTCAGCAAATTTGGCCAGGCTTTTGCGGGCCGTTGGCGATAGTGGTTCCATAATTTATACCGAGCAAGCCAAGGCACGTGTCAATGATGCCAACCAGGAAGTTGCGGCTGCGGCCAGATACGCTTGTGAAAAACTAAGTGCGAACCCGGTTGTCAGGCAGAATTCTGACACTAAGGATACCATCGCTAAATTGTCTTATGAAGAAGTTGTGCAGAGAGTTGTTAAAGCCAAAGGAGAAGCCAAGGTTGGCGCCCATCTTTTCCAGACTGTAGGTTGTGTTAAATGTCATACCACTTCAAAAAGTGAACCCTTAAAAGGACCATTCCTGGGAGACATCGCCACTCGCTACAGCAAAACCGAAATCATCGAATCCATTCTTCGGCCCAACGCGCAAATCGCGCAGGGTTTTGTCACGACAACCGTGCAAACGAAGGATGAGGCGGAATACGATGGCTTTATTGTTCGTGAATCTGGAGATGAACTTGAGATTCGCAATATAGTTGGTGCCACCGTGATTGCGAAGAAGGACATTACCAAACGGGGGACCCGGACCATTTCGATCATGCCGGAAGGCCTTTTTGATCAGTTGACACCCGAGGACCTGGCGTCGCTTCTGGCCTATCTGCAATCATTCACCAAGAAATCATAACCAAACATATTGCTGAATGATGCGTTCCCTTGTTTTGAGCTTTGGACTCTGCTTCGGGTTACTGAGCGGCAGTGTGAGGTGCGTGGCGGATAGCGGAGCTTCGGAATCTGACCGCACCGCGATTGCCATTGAAGCCTTGAGCCGGTTAAAAGGAATGGATCTTGAAACCAAGCCTTCCCTGAAGGCGGCGGTGATGAAGGTTTTGGATTCCACGCGTGGCACCACAAACTTCGTCACGATTGTGCGTGATTTTCAGTTGCAAGACCAGAATGTGGGCCTGCTTGAAGTGGCGGTGAAGTATCCCGCCGAGGAGTCCGGAGTGGAAGCGATGCGGTTGGTGTTGTCCAGCCATGAGCTCACTCAACTAAATGCATTTCTGCAAAGCACGAACGCGGCGGTTCCCAAAGCTATTGAGGCCATGGGAAATACTCGTGAAAAAGACATTGTGCCAGTGCTTTTGCCCATGGTGGGGAACAACCAACGTGATGTCAGCGTTCGGCGGCAAGCGGTGAAATCCCTGGCTCTAGTTCAGGAGGGCGCTACCGGACTGCTGCAATTGGCACAGGAGGATAAACTGCCGAATGATGTTAAGTTCGTGGCGACCTCTGAGCTGAATCAGGTGCGCTGGCCGGAACTTAAAGCCAAGGCGGCGCAGGTGTTGCCACTTCCGCAAGGCAGGAATACTGAATCGTTGCCGCCAGTAGCCGAATTGCTCAAGAGAACGGGTGATTCCGCCCATGGTGCAGAGGCCTTCGCGCGGCAGGAGGTTGGTTGCATTAATTGTCATCGTGTGAAAGACAAGGGCGTGGACCTCGGTCCAGCCTTGACTGAAATTGGTGACAAACTGGGCAAGGATGCGTTGTTTGAAGCGATTTTGGATCCCAGCGCCGGGATTGCATTTGGTTATGAGGCGTGGCAGCTCGAGTTGAAAAATGGAGATGAAGCTTTTGGCATTATTGTGAGCGAGACCGCTGAGGAAATTACCATCAAGGACACTAAAGCCATTCCAACGCGCATCAAGAAAAGCGAAATTGCCAAACGGCAACAGATGAAGACTTCCATTATGCCGGCAGGACTGCAGCAAACCATGTCCACGCAGGAGTTGGTGGATTTGGTGGAGTATCTTTCCAGGTTAAAGAAAGCGACTCATTGAATTCGACCTGTTATTTCGCTCAACGCTGGCCACGTCGTCGATACAGATGGCCTTGACATTGAAACCTGATCGTGAGATTCACAATCATCTATGTTCCCCCGAAAAATAATCTGCTTCATCCTTGTTCTCGTCGCGTTTACTGCGCCTGAGGCGCTGCACGCAGCGGGAGACGCGAATCACCCCTTCGTTCACCCTTTATTTGCCGATCACGCGGTGTTGCAACGCGGCATCCGCATTCCAGTTTGGGGTTGGACTCAACCCGGTGAGAAAGTAAAGGTTTCCATGGGCAAAAAAAGTGCCATTGCAGTGGCTGATGCCGATGGGCGATGGGAGGCGAAGATTGGTCCATTCAAGGCAGGAGGACCTTATACCCTTACCGTGAGCGGTCTCGAGACGGTTACTATTAATGAGGTGTTAATTGGGGATGTTTGGATTTGTTCCGGCCAGTCGAACATGGAAATGGGGATCGGGGCTTGCAATGTCACCAACGATATTGCACAGGCAAATTTTCCACAAATTCGCCTGCTGACAGTGCCGCGGTTAATTACCACCAAACCGGCACAGACTTTGGAGTGCCAATGGCTTCCTTGTAATCCGGCGAATGTGATGAAGGGACAGTGGGCCGGTTTTTCCGCGGCGGGATTCTTTTTTGGCCGGGAACTTCAGCAGGAACTTAAGATTCCAATTGGTCTGATTCAT contains the following coding sequences:
- a CDS encoding DUF7133 domain-containing protein, translating into MSIYEDPDWAKGYDVVVHDECFSDVKDKDFVEGILEPHREGLPAVNLHCAMHCYRVSFDDFKDWFEFTGLDSRGHGAQLPIALTFVDPEHSITKGMQNWTTIHEELYNNVQIWKTAKPLIYGQQGNDKNMVAWVNDYHGTRVFSTTLGHNNETVGDSRYLDLVTRGLLWSVNKLNADYMKPAKRVLAPVKPGKKVIVPENLALNKPATASASQGGHDPVHAVDGETDTRWCAPDNGNGYWWQVDLQKAEEITGCKIAWERGGVAYQYKVEGSADEKTWQTFVEVNGNEGRPENDTHKFEASNVRYVRITVTKAPEGAWASFWEFEVFGKKMVEKAANQNDSRLAGVKVPAGFNKTIFAGPPDISYPTCIAATPSGEVFVGVDQNGSLDVQPNRGWVVRCLDTDGDGIADKFNIFAKMDSPRGIVFNHNTLYVMHPPVLEAFYDDNGDGVADRSEVLVSGLGNSLKFRGADHTCNGVRMGIDGWLYVALGDYGALKAVGKDGTELQVHGGGIVRVRPDGSELELVSEGTRNIYDVAIDPLMNIFTCDNTNDGDDWNVRLSHMVQTANYGYPRLFRNFSDEIMPTMVDYGGGSPTGALFVDEPGLMSGLLACQWGWNSVTHHPLQESGATYKAERENFVELPRPTGIDADGEGNLYVASWKGATFTYNGPDVGFILRVNRNDYKPTPFPDLKKANEIQLVQYLASPSAAWRFHIQQEILRRGRSKVVSQELEKLAESKESLAVRVAAIYTLKQLLGVDAQAALVKISKDQQVREYALRAMADRKKEAAKIPTKTFTASLNDQNPRVRLQAIIALNQLGRTEAADAILPLTMASDPAIAHVAYRALAALKATDTCLKALDQTNALLIPGAMRALRNMHDEKTVDGLIQRLAQTEGTVHQAVLTALCRLYYRESDWDGSWWGTRPDTSGPYFKWSTWEQSDKIGKALRNVVAQADEPTLQFLLAQFKAHKIDFPDLAPIVIKAATQEPKLRSAVVQFLTQSSSYSRETISFLETVASNSKEESSVRLDAFKGLERASDKSEIMDATVRVLSVAGGEENKEFSKGLREAFIRDGRHAKNVGYFETLAATQNEGQVELAYAVLLQIAGNTKAPKQAKTSAQRAIDEAWNSANLARLLRAVGDSGSIIYTEQAKARVNDANQEVAAAARYACEKLSANPVVRQNSDTKDTIAKLSYEEVVQRVVKAKGEAKVGAHLFQTVGCVKCHTTSKSEPLKGPFLGDIATRYSKTEIIESILRPNAQIAQGFVTTTVQTKDEAEYDGFIVRESGDELEIRNIVGATVIAKKDITKRGTRTISIMPEGLFDQLTPEDLASLLAYLQSFTKKS
- a CDS encoding c-type cytochrome, whose translation is MMRSLVLSFGLCFGLLSGSVRCVADSGASESDRTAIAIEALSRLKGMDLETKPSLKAAVMKVLDSTRGTTNFVTIVRDFQLQDQNVGLLEVAVKYPAEESGVEAMRLVLSSHELTQLNAFLQSTNAAVPKAIEAMGNTREKDIVPVLLPMVGNNQRDVSVRRQAVKSLALVQEGATGLLQLAQEDKLPNDVKFVATSELNQVRWPELKAKAAQVLPLPQGRNTESLPPVAELLKRTGDSAHGAEAFARQEVGCINCHRVKDKGVDLGPALTEIGDKLGKDALFEAILDPSAGIAFGYEAWQLELKNGDEAFGIIVSETAEEITIKDTKAIPTRIKKSEIAKRQQMKTSIMPAGLQQTMSTQELVDLVEYLSRLKKATH